The DNA window GCGGCCGGCGCGGCGCCGCTGCCGACCACCGCACCGATCCGGTTGCCGCCGCGCACGGTCAGGTGGGTCAGCGCGGCGGCCGCGGCCACCACCACGTCCCGTTTGAGCCAGCGGCCGGTGCCGAAGTCCAGGCTCGCCGAGAGGTCCACCGCGAGCCAGGTCTCCAGCTCCCGGTCGGCGACCGTACGCCGCACGTGCGGGGTGGTCGTGCGCGCCGTCACCGGCCAGTCCATCCGGCGCACGTCGTCGCCGGGGCGGTACTCGCGCGACTCCCCCGCCTCGCTGCCGGGGCCCGGGAGCAGGCCGGCGTAGTCGCCCTGGAGCAGGCCGTCGAGCTTGCGGGTGACCAGGAGCTGGAGGCGGGACAGCACCGCCTCCGTACGGGGCCCGACGGCCGGCGAAGGCGTCCACCGGGTACCCCGGGAGGGGATGGGGGCGGGTGAGGTCACGGCCGCTGCCCGGGCCACCCGGCGCCGGCCGCCGGCGAACCGGGCGGGGCCGGGGTGGCCTGCTGGCGCGGGGCCACCGACGGCAGCGGGATGGTCGACATCACCCGGTGCACGACGTGGTCGGAGGGCACGTCGTCGGCGAGCGCGTCGTAGCTGAGCACCAGCCGGTGACGCAGGATGTCCGGGGCGATGTCCTGCACGTCCTGCGGCAGGGCGTAGTCCCGGCCACGCAGCAGCGCCAGCGCCCGGGTGGCCCGGACCAGGCCGAGCGAGGCGCGCGGGCTGGCGCCGTACTGGATCAACTGCGCGACGTCGGGCATGCCGTGCTCGGCCGGGGCACGGGTGGCCAGCACCAGCCGGACCGCGTAGTCCACCAGCGCGTTGTGCACGAAGACCTGGTCGGCCTTCTGCTGCAACGCCACCAGGTCGTCGGTGTCGAAGACCCGCGCCGGCTCGGGCGGCGCCACGCCCATCCGGTAGACGATCTCCCGCTCCTCGGCGTCCGTCGGGTACCCGACGACGATCTTCATCAGGAACCGGTCCCGCTGCGCCTCCGGCAGCGGGTAGACGCCCTCCTGCTCGATCGGGTTCTGGGTGGCCATCACCAGGAACGGGTTCGGCACCCGGTGGGTCTCCCCGCCGATGGACACCTGGCGCTCGCTCATCACCTCGAGCAGGGCCGACTGGACCTTGGCGGGGGCCCGGTTGATCTCGTCGGCGAGCAGGAAGTTGACGAACACGGGCCCCAGCTCGACGTCGAACTTCTCGCTCGACTGCCGGTAGATCCGGGTGCCCATGATGTCGGCCGGCACCAGATCCGGGGTGAACTGCACCCGGGCGAACGACCCGCCGACCACCTTGGCGAGGGTCTCCACGGCGAGTGTCTTCGCCACGCCCGGCACGCCCTCCAGCAGGCAGTGCCCCCGGGAGAGCAGCGCCACGAACATCCGCTCGACCATCCGGTCCTGCCCGACGATCACCCGCTTGATCTCGAACAGCGCCCGCTCCAGCAGGGTCGCGTCCTGCGCCGGGGTGGTCGCCGGCGGCGGGGGCGCCTGCGGGGCGCTGCCGTTCGGCGTCGGGGCGTCGGGCGTGGTCGGCTGGGCCACCGGTCCTCCACAGCGTGATCGGTTGTCGGGCGTGGTGCGGTATCAAGACTCGCATGCCCGGCTGAGAGACCGTCGGGTAACCGGGTGACTACGTGGCGAGAAGTCGCTCGACGTTGATGCGTTGGGCGGCTTCGCGCTCGGTGGCGTTGGCCCAGCGGATCGTTTGACCGGCCAGGCGTATCGTCATGAGTCGAATCATCGCTACCTTGATCATGGCCTCTGAGTTGACGGTCAGCCGTTCGTAGTCCCGGGCCAGGCGTCGGTTACGGACCAGCCAACCCAGCGTCCTCTCTACCACCCACCGGCGCGGTAGGACCTTGAAGCCCTTGACGTCGTCGTTGCGCTTGACGATCTCCACCAGGATGCCGAGCTGCTCTTTCGCCCAGGTCAGCAGAGTGGAGTCGATGCTGTTGGCGTAGCCGCCGTCGGCCCACACGAGGGCGATGGTGGTGAACGCCTCGGCCAGCCGCGCCAGGATCCGCCGGCCACCGGGACGGTCGTTGACCGAGGCGGAGGTGACCATCACGACCAGGATCAGCCCCATCGTGTCCACGACCAGGTGCCGCTTGCGGCCGGTGGTCTTCTTGCCCATGTCGAACCCACGGCATTCGCCGCCCTCACTGGATTTGATGGACTGGGCGTCCAGCACCGCCGCTGTCGGCTCCGGCTCACGACCGGCCGCTACCCGCACCTGCCGGCGAAGCTCGTCGTGGATCGCGTCCCACGTTCCGTTCTTCCGCCACGTCGTGAACCAGCGATGTGCCGCGTCCGGTGGCGCCAGATCCCGCGGCATCATCCGCCACGGACAGCCCGACCGCAGCACATAGAAGATCGAATCCAGGATCAGCCGATCTCCCCACTTGCGCGGCCGGCCGCCTTTACGCAGGTCGCGTACCGGCATCAAGGGCGCGAGGATCGCCCACATCGCATCGGTCAAGCTCGACGGATAGCATGAACGGGCGTCATCCCCGCCACAGTTGCAGTTGCGCACACAACGCGATCATGGCGGGGATGATCTATTTGTCGAGCACCTGGCATCGACGTGTCTCCCCGTAACAGAACGCTCGGAGCTGGTTACCCGACGGCCTCTGAGAGCCGAGGTGGGGAGAAGCCGATTTTCGCCGCCCCGTCCCGGCGTTCCGAATCGCCGATCACCGCTGGACACCGGGGGGTCGGGCGTGTGTACCATTCACCCCGTCGCCGGGCGGCTCCCCCCGTGGCCGCCCGGCGCTCACACTTCCCGCGCCCCTAAACTGGCCCGGATGAACGCTTCCCTCTCCGCCGACGAGGCCCCGATCTGCTCGGCCAAGGGCTGTCGGGCCCCGGCGGAGTGGGCCCTGCGCTGGAACAATCCCCGCCTGCACACCCCCGAGCGGCGCAAGACGTGGCTGGCCTGCGCCGACCACCGGTCGTCCCTGGGCGACTTCCTCGCCGCGCGCGGCTTCCTGCGGGAGGTCGCGCCGCTGCCCGCATCGCCTACGCTCGACGTGTGAGCGCGCGAAGCGGACGATCCCGGTGACCGGCGGACCGGCCGGCGGGCCGCCGGCCCCTCCGGGCCCCGTCGCACCCGGCCGGGCCGCCCTCGCGCGGGCCGCTCGACCCGTGGCCGGACACCGTCTCCTGGCAGCCGGTCTCGCCCGACCTGATCTGGGTGGAGCTGGTACGCCTGTCGGCCGTCCTCGGGGTGCTGCTGCTCGGGGTGGCGGTCGGCTGGGCGCTGGCCGGGCACTGGCTGTTCGGCGCGGCCGTCGGCGCGCTCGTGCTGCTCGGCGTGTGGCGGGCGGTCACCGTCGTCCGGGCGGTACACGCCTGGGGGTACGCCGAGCGGGAGGACGACCTGCTGGTCCGGCACGGCCTGCTGGTGCGCCGGCTGTCCATCGTGCCGTACTCCCGGATGCAGTTCGTCGACGTCAGCGCCGGCCCGCTGGAACGGGCGTTCGACCTGGCCACCGTGCAACTGCACACCGCCGCCGCGGCCAGCGACGCCCGGGTGCCGGGCCTGCGCCCCGCCGAGGCGTCCCGGCTGCGTGACCGGCTCACCGCGCTCGGCGAGGACCGCGCGGAGGGGCTGTGAGCCACGGTCCCTTGGGGCAGGAGCCGCGGCAGCGGCTGCACCCGCTGAGCCCGGTGCTGCACGGGGCGAAGTCCCTGGTGGTGGTCATCGCCGGCCTGTCCTGGTCGACCCTCAACCGGGTCGGCTTCGGCTGGTTCGTGGCGATGGTCACCGTGCTGGCCCTCGGCGCGACGGTGCTGGCGGTCGTCAGCTGGTACAACACCGGCTACCACGTGGTCGGCCGGGAGCTGCGGATGCACGAGGGGCTGCTGTGGCGGCGCACCCGGGCCATCCCGCTGGAGCGGCTCCAGGCCGTCGAGGTGGTCCGCCCGCTGCTCGCCCAGCTCACCGGGCTGGCCGAGCTGCGCCTGGAGGTCGTCGGCGGCGGGAAGACCGAGGCGCCGCTGGCGTACCTGGGGGTCGCCGAGGCCGCCGCCCTGCGGCAGCGGCTGCTCGCGTTCGCCGGCCGGGCGCCCACGCCGGGGCCGCAGGCCGCGGGGCAGCCGGCGGCGGACGCGGTGGCTGCTCCGCCCCCGCCCGGGCGGCTCCTGCACACCGTGGTCAACCGGGACCTCCTGGTCAGCCAGTTGCTCACCCCGCAGGCGTTCCTGCTGCCCTTCGGCGTCGCCTTCGTCGTGGCGCAGTTCCTCTCCGAGGGGTCCTGGTCGTTCATCGCCGTGGCGAGCACCCTGACCGCGATGGCGGGGGTGCTGCTGCAACCCGTCCGCCGCGTGCTGGACGACTGGAACTTCCGGCTGGCCCGCGACGACCGCGCCCTGCGGATCCGCAACGGCCTGCTGGAGACCCGGGCGCAGACCGTGCCACTGCACCGGGTGCAGACGGTCGGGGTGACCTGGCCGCTGCTCTGGCGGCCCAAGGGCTGGCTGCGGCTGCGCCTGGAGGTGGCCGGCTACTCGGGCGGCGAGCCCGACGACCGGAACCGGCCGGACCGGCTGCTGCCCGTCGGCGACCCGGGCACCGGCGAGCTGGTCGTGGCGGAGGTGCTGCCCGGCGTACGGCTGACCGGGCTCGCGACGACGCCTCCCCCGCCCCGGGCCCGGTGGCTGCGCCCGCTGAGCCGTCGCGCGGTCGGCGCCGGGCTCGACGAGCGGGTCTTCGCCGCCCGGTCCGGGCTGCTCACGAGGCAGCTCGCCATCGTGCCGTACGCCCGGATCCAGAGCGTACGGGTGACCCAGGGGCCGGTCCAGCGGAGGCTGCGGCTGGCCACGGTGCACGCGGACACCGCGGGCGGCTCCGGCGCGGCCGCGCACGACCGCGACCTGGCCGAGGCGTGGTGGCTGGCGGCGGAGCTGACCGCCCGGGCGCGGGCAGCCCGCCTCGCTGCCTGAGGCTCAGCGTGCGGCCGGCACCGCGGGCGGGCCGGCGGAGACGGGCGGGTCGGCGGAGGCGGGCGGGTCGGCGGAGGCGGGCGGGTCGACGGAGGCGGAGGGCCCGGGCACGCTGGGCCCGTCCCCGGCCGGTGTGCGGGCGGCCGGGTCGCGGCGGGCCCGCCGGGCGGCCCACCACCGCTCGCCCAGGCCGACGGCCAGGAACGTCATCCCCACGTACGCCCAACCGACCAGCACGTCGATGACGTAGTGCTCGCCGGAGTAGACCAGGGTGAACGTCATCGCCAGCGGGTACGCCAGCAGCAGCGGCCACCAGCGGCGGCGGGTGGCCCGCAGGAAGAACAGCACCACGAACAGCGCCCACGCGGTGTGCAGCGACGGCATGGCGGCCACCGGGTTGGAGGCGATCTGCCCGGCGTTGAGCAGGTTGCCCGCGCCGTGCATGCCGGACGCCTTCCAGCCCCGGGTGGAGATCCGGGCCACCTCGGTCAGCAGGCCGTTCTGCGCCGCCCACCAGGGCGGGGCGGCCGGGTAGAGGAAGTAGGTGGCCAGCCCGGCGGCGCAGAGGAACCCGAAGCGCCGCATGTACGCGACCCACCGCCCCCGGTCGCGCAGCCAGAGCACCCCGGCGGCGGCGAGCGCCACCACGAAGTGCGAGAAGTAGACCCAGCTGGCGAGGACGTCCCACCAGTGCACCTGCGGCCGGTACAGGTGCTCCTGCAGCCAGATTGTCGGCACCTCGCCCCCGGTCGCCCAGCCGAACATGAACCGGTCGGCGACGATCAGCTCCAGCGCGTGCGGGGTGGCCCCGTTGTCGGCGAACCCCCGCGACAGGTTGTACACGGCGAGCAGCAGCACCACCGGCAGCCAGTCCCGGGCGAAGCGCAGGTGGCTGCGCCACGGGCGGTGGGAGTTCCAGGCGACGGTGCCCGCCCAGATCCACAGGAACGCGTACGCCGGGTCCGTGGGCAGGCCGATGCCGAGCCAGCCGGCCACGAAGGCGACGGACCAGATCGACATGCCGACCACGCGACGGCGGCCGCCGTCGGGGGGTGCGGGCGGTCCGGTCGGGGCGGGGGGCTGGGGGTCAGTCACGACGGCCATCGCCGTCCAGGTTAACGGCGGCGCCCCGAGCGGCCGACGGCGACCACCTAGGCTGTGGCCATGCAGGAGCAGTCCGAGCAAACCCTCGCCCCCGGGCTGTCCGCCCGGGTCGAGCTGACCGTGACCGATGCCGACACCGCCCAGGCGGTCGGCTCCGGCGACGTGCCGGTGCTGGGTACGCCCCGGGTGCTCGCCCTGGCCGAGGCGGCGACGGTGGCGGCGACCGCGACCCGGGTGCCGCCCGGCCGGACCACCGTCGGGCTCCGCGTCGAGCTCGACCACCGCGCTCCCACGCCGGTCGGGCGTACGGTGGTGGCGTCCGCCCGGCTCGTCGAGGTCGACGGGCGGCGCCTGCGGTTCGAGGTGAGCGTCACCGACGGCGGCGAGACGGTCGCCCAGGGGCGGATCGAGCGGGTGCTGGTCGAGCGGCAGCGCTTCGTCGAGCGGGCCACCGGCGTACCCGCGACCCCGCGGGTCACGGGCGCCGGCGCGAGCGAGCCGGCGGTCGCGCCGTGAGCCTGCGCTTCGTCGAGGTCGCCGACCGGGTGTACGTGCTGCGGGAGCCGCTGCTCGACGTCAACGTCACGCTCGTCGTCGGCGACGGCGGGGCGCTGGTGGT is part of the Micromonospora olivasterospora genome and encodes:
- a CDS encoding AAA family ATPase, translating into MAQPTTPDAPTPNGSAPQAPPPPATTPAQDATLLERALFEIKRVIVGQDRMVERMFVALLSRGHCLLEGVPGVAKTLAVETLAKVVGGSFARVQFTPDLVPADIMGTRIYRQSSEKFDVELGPVFVNFLLADEINRAPAKVQSALLEVMSERQVSIGGETHRVPNPFLVMATQNPIEQEGVYPLPEAQRDRFLMKIVVGYPTDAEEREIVYRMGVAPPEPARVFDTDDLVALQQKADQVFVHNALVDYAVRLVLATRAPAEHGMPDVAQLIQYGASPRASLGLVRATRALALLRGRDYALPQDVQDIAPDILRHRLVLSYDALADDVPSDHVVHRVMSTIPLPSVAPRQQATPAPPGSPAAGAGWPGQRP
- a CDS encoding PH domain-containing protein translates to MSHGPLGQEPRQRLHPLSPVLHGAKSLVVVIAGLSWSTLNRVGFGWFVAMVTVLALGATVLAVVSWYNTGYHVVGRELRMHEGLLWRRTRAIPLERLQAVEVVRPLLAQLTGLAELRLEVVGGGKTEAPLAYLGVAEAAALRQRLLAFAGRAPTPGPQAAGQPAADAVAAPPPPGRLLHTVVNRDLLVSQLLTPQAFLLPFGVAFVVAQFLSEGSWSFIAVASTLTAMAGVLLQPVRRVLDDWNFRLARDDRALRIRNGLLETRAQTVPLHRVQTVGVTWPLLWRPKGWLRLRLEVAGYSGGEPDDRNRPDRLLPVGDPGTGELVVAEVLPGVRLTGLATTPPPPRARWLRPLSRRAVGAGLDERVFAARSGLLTRQLAIVPYARIQSVRVTQGPVQRRLRLATVHADTAGGSGAAAHDRDLAEAWWLAAELTARARAARLAA
- a CDS encoding phosphatase PAP2 family protein — protein: MAVVTDPQPPAPTGPPAPPDGGRRRVVGMSIWSVAFVAGWLGIGLPTDPAYAFLWIWAGTVAWNSHRPWRSHLRFARDWLPVVLLLAVYNLSRGFADNGATPHALELIVADRFMFGWATGGEVPTIWLQEHLYRPQVHWWDVLASWVYFSHFVVALAAAGVLWLRDRGRWVAYMRRFGFLCAAGLATYFLYPAAPPWWAAQNGLLTEVARISTRGWKASGMHGAGNLLNAGQIASNPVAAMPSLHTAWALFVVLFFLRATRRRWWPLLLAYPLAMTFTLVYSGEHYVIDVLVGWAYVGMTFLAVGLGERWWAARRARRDPAARTPAGDGPSVPGPSASVDPPASADPPASADPPVSAGPPAVPAAR
- a CDS encoding thioesterase family protein, encoding MQEQSEQTLAPGLSARVELTVTDADTAQAVGSGDVPVLGTPRVLALAEAATVAATATRVPPGRTTVGLRVELDHRAPTPVGRTVVASARLVEVDGRRLRFEVSVTDGGETVAQGRIERVLVERQRFVERATGVPATPRVTGAGASEPAVAP